The DNA region TCCCGCATCTCCTGGGGCGACTTGAGGTAATAGCCGCTGCCGGAGAACGCGAACCGGGATCCGCCGTTGTCATACGTGGGCTCCAGCAGGGTGGAACCTGATTGGATGGCCAGCAGTGCCTCGTGGGCCTTGGCGTCGTGCTCGTGCGTGTAGTGAAGATCATTCGTCGCCACCAGGGGCAGTTTGAGTTCCTTCGCGAGCCGCAGCAAGTCCCCGGTGACCCGGCGTTCGATGTCGAGGCCGTGGTCCATCAGTTCGCAGAAGTAGTTCTCCGCCCCGAAAATGTCGCGGAATTCCGAGGCGGCTTCCAGGGCCTCACGGTATTGGCCGAGCCGCAGACGGGTCTGGACTTCCCCGGAGGGGCAGCCAGTGGTGGCGATGAGGCCTTCCGAATACGTGTTCAGGAGCTCGCGGTCGAGCCGCGGCCACTTGCCGAACACGGCGTCCAGGGACGCGATGGACGAGGCCCGGAAGAGATTGCGCATGCCGGCGTTGTTGTAGCTCAGCAGCGTCATGTGCGTGTAAGAACCACCGCCGGAGATGTCGTCTTTGCGCTGGTGTTCCTCGCCCCAACGGACACGGCTCTTGTCCGTCCGGGCGGTGCCGGGTGTGACGTAGGCTTCGACGCCGATGATCGGTTTGATGCCCTGGTCCGTGGCGCGTTTCCAGAAGTCGAAGGCTCCGAACAGGTACCCGTGGTCAGTGGTGGCGAGGGCCGGCATGCCCAGGCGTTCGGTCTCGTCGAAGAGCTCACCAAGCCTGGCGGCACCATCCAGCATGGAGTATTCGGTGTGGTTGTGAAGGTGGACGAACGAATCATTGCTGGAAGTCACCGCACTATTCTATGCGCTGGCAGAATCCTGAGCCGCTACGCCTGGCCCGACTCGAGGACTTCCAAGGCATAGGCCAGATCCTGGGGGTACTCGCTGGTGACGGTCACGCGCTCCCCTGTGGCGGGGTGGTCGAAGCCGAGCTGGCGGGCATGCAGCCATTGCCGCGTCAGGCCCAGGGTTGCCGCAAGCCGCGGGTCCGCACCGTAAGTCAGGTCCCCGGCGCACGGGTGCCGCAGGGCTGCGAAATGCACGCGGATCTGGTGTGTGCGTCCCGTCTCCAGGTGGACCTCCACGAGCGTGGCCTTGCCGAAAGCCTCAAGGACCTCGTAGTGCGTGATGGACGGCCGGCCGTCCTCGATCACGGCAAAACGCCAGTCATGTCCCGGATGCCGCCCGATGGGGGCATCGATGGTGCCTTCCAGGGGATCCGGAAGGCCTTGGACCACGGCGTGGTAAACCTTGTCCACGGTGCGCTCCTTGAAGGCCCGCTTCAGGGCCGTGTAGGCGCGCTCGGTCTTGGCCACCACCATGACGCCGGACGTGCCGACATCGAGCCTGTGCACGATACCTGCCCGTTCAGGCGAGCCGGAGGTCGAGATACGGTATCCGGCCCCCGCCAGGCCACCCACCACTGTGGGCCCCACCCAGCCCGGCGACGGATGTGCGGCGACGCCCACCGGTTTGTCGACAGCAACAAAGTCGTCATCGTCCAGCAGGATCTTCAGGCCTTCCACAACTTCCTCCACCACTTCGAGCGGGTCACGCCGTACCGGCACCGTGACGTCCAGGACGTCGCCGGCCACCAGCCGTGCGGACTTGCCCACTGATTTTCCCCGGCTGACCACGTTGCCCTCGGCAATAAGCGTCGCTGCCAGGGAGCGGGAGATACCCATGAGTTTGGCCAGTCCCGCATCCGCCCGCACTCCGCCGAGTTCATCGGCCACCACAACGCGCTCAGGCATCGCCGGCCTTTTCCCGGTGGGCAGCGACGTGCCGTGATCCGTCAAGGGAAATTCCCCGCAGCGTCAGAATGCAAATGATGGCCACCGCTGATACCACTGCGGAATCGGCGATGTTAAAGATTGCGAAGTTGGGCAACTGGATGAAGTCCACCACGTGGCCCATGCCAAAGGACGGCTCACGGAACAGCCTGTCCGTCAGGTTTCCCAATGCCCCGCCCAGGAGCAGGCCGAGGGCCAGCGACCACCAGGCAGAGCCAAGCTTGCGCACCTGGAGCAGGATGGCAATGGAGACGCCCACCATGATGATCGAGAATACCCAGGTCACGTTTTCCCCGATCGAGAATGCGGCGCCGGAATTCCGGATGAAGTACCAGTGCAGGAAGGGCGGCAGAACCGGGATGCGCTCCCCTTCCACCATGCTGGATGTGACCCAGAGTTTGGTCAGCTGGTCCAGCAGGTAGGCGAACACGGCAAAACCCGCAAAGAGGGACAGCAGAACTGCCCGGCGTGGCCGTGGCGTTGATGGAACAGGGCGTGCAGCGTCAGCGGCAAGTTCGTCAGTCATGGTGCTTTCATTCGGAAACCGATGTAAATCTCAAAAGCCGGCGGCCGAGGAATCCCCAGCCACCGGCTTTCAGAATACGTGCTTGACGGACTAGCTGGCTTCGCCGACTTCCGGCGCAGCCACTGAACCGCGGGCATCAAGGTCGCGCAACTGGCCTTCGATGTAGGCCTTCAGGCGTGAGCGGTAGTCGCGCTCGAAGCCGCGAAGCTGCTCTACCTTGCGCTCCAGGACGGAACGCTGCTGCTCCAGGGCACCCAGGATCTTGCGCGACTTCTCCTGGGCATCGTTGACCAGGCTGCTGGCTTCGATCTGGGCCTCGGCGATGATCTTGTCCTTCTGCGACTGGCCCTCGGCGACGTGACGGTCGTGCATCTGCTGGGCCATCGCAAGCAAGCCGGCAGCGGATTCGGCAGAGGCGTTGCTGCCAGCCTGCGCGGGAGCAGCAGCGGGAACGGTTGCCACCGGGACGGCCTGCTCCGATTCCTTCTTCTTGCTGGCCTCGGCCGCCTTTGCCTCAGCCTCGGCCTTGGCACGGGAGTCGTCCTTCTCGGCCTTGACGGGCGCGGGAACCTTCTCGACCACCGGTGCCGCCGCCGAAGAACTGGCGGGCACGCCGGAACCGGCCTCGGCGAGCTTCTTGCGGAGCTCGTCGTTCTCTTGGTTCAGGCGCCGGAGTTCGACGACGATTTCGTCCAGGAAGTCATCTACTTCGTCCTGGTCGTAGCCTTCGCGGAACTTGGTCGGCTGAAAGCGCTTGTTGACAACGTCTTCTGGCGTCAAAGCCATCTGGTCACCTCGTTGGTCTAGTTAGTCAGTAGGCCTTCCGGCCGTCAAAACTACGGTACCTAAATATGGTCAGGTTCCTCTAATTCAACACTGTGGTGTCAAACAGAGATTTCTTCGCGTTGCAGGTATCAGTTCCTTCCGGATCTGTGCCTGCGCTGCTAGGTCTAATCGAAAAATTTACGCGAAACTCCTGGTAATCCCCATCGCCACACTGACGGCGATGAACAGCAGCAGGAACCCGATGTCCAGGGTGATGCCACCCAGCCTCAAAGGCGGGATCAGCCGCCGCAGTACCTTGAGCGGCGGATCGGTGACCGAGTACACCGCATGCGCTGCCACCAGGGCAGCTCCCCGCGGGCGCCATTCCCTGGCAAACATCTGGACCCAGTCAAAGACCAGGCGGATGACCAGCGTCACGAGGAACAGTAAAAGGGCGATATAGACAAGTCCAAAAACAATTCCCATGACTTAACTCATATCTCCTTGTCCATTCTGGATACTGCTGTGTCCTGCCGACGTTTCTTGTCTATTTCAGCACAGATGCCAGACAGGTGTACCTGCCTGGCATCAGCTGTAAGCTTAGTGGCTAACTTTGGTTGAAGAAGCTGGCTTGGGTCTCGCTGACCTTCTTGTCATCACCGATGACCTCAATGTACGACGGTGACAGGAGGAAGACCTTGTTCGTGACGCGCTCGATGCTGCCCCGGAGGCCGAAAACAAGCCCTGCCGAGAAATCCACCAGGCGCTTGGCGTCCGCCTCACCCATGTCCGTGACGTTCATGATCACGGGTATGCCGTCCCGGAAGCTTTCGCCGATAAGTTTGGCGTCATTGTAGGACCGCGGGTGGATCGTGGTGATCTGGCGGAGTCTTGTGGTTTCTTCGCGGCCTGATGCCGCACGCTTGATGGGGGTCACTGGTGCGCGGTATTCCTCTTCAGGGGCATGCGACGTGTCACGGCTGACATCGCGGACGGGTGCCGGTGCGCGGCGTTCCTCGCGGTCAACTTCCATTGAATCGTCCTCGTCCTTACGTGTGGTGTGGTGCTCGGACTCGTAGTGTTCATCGCCATCGGCGAGCCCAAGATAGATCATTGTCTTGCGCAGAGCGCCGGCCATGGTCGACTCCTAATCGTGTCCGTAGGCGGGCCACGCTTTGACTTGACAGCACTGGAATCCCCGCCATTCATTCCAATACTTTGACGCTACCCCACCGTAGGACGCGATCCGAGAATATCCGAACCGATTCGCAGGTGTGTCGCCCCAAACCGGATAGCCACCTCGAGGTCCTGGCTCATGCCCGCCGAAATGGCTGTGGCAGAGGGGTGGTCGGCCGTGAGCCGGGAGGAAATGGCTGCCAGCTTTTCGAAGGATTCCGCCGGCCTGCCCCCCAAAGGGGCTACGGCCATTACACCTGCCAGCACCAGCCCGTCAGCTGAAGCCAGCCGTGCGGCCAAGACGGGTACATCGGCAGGTGCCGCACCGCCGCGGTGGGCGCCGGCGTCGTCGTCGAGGCTGACCTGGATGAAGCAGTCAATCGGGCCGCGGCCGGTCTTGTCCTGCTCTGCGGCAACCGCCCGCTCCAAGCCATCCACCAGCTGCAGGCGGTCCACGGAATGGACGGCGTGGGCGTAGCGGACCACTGACTTGGCCTTCTTGCTTTGAAGCTGGCCAACAAAATGCCACTTGAGCCCAAGCTCCGCCAGCTCGGTGGACTTCCGGGCAGCCTCCTGGTCCCGGTTCTCGCCGACATCCCTGACGCCTAACGCGGCCAGGCGGCGGATATCCTCCGCCGGATGGAATTTGGTGACCACGATCAGGGTGGGCAGATCCCCCGTCCGGCCCGCAGCCTCGGCGGCGGATCCGATGCGGCGCCGGACCGCAGCGAGGCGCTCTGACAGCACTGCCACCCTTGCGGCGTCCTCCACTGCCCTGCCCTCATCCATGTGTCCACACCAGTCCGGCGAACCGGCCGGTGCGATTGTTCCGGCGGTAGGAAAAAAGTTCCTCGTTCTCGAGGGTGCACGGCCCGGCATACTCAACAACGACGTCGGCCCTCTCCAGTTGGCTCCGCGCCCCTGCCGGGAGGTCCAGTCCGGGGGTCCCCCAGGACGTTGATGACCAGCTTGCGGGGACCTCCGCTGCCACTTCGTCGCGCAGTCCGTTCGGGACTTCATAGCAGGCGCCGCAGATTGACGGGCCGAGCCATGCCAGGATCCCGGAGGCACCCTGGGCGCGCATCCGCTCCACTGCTGCAGGGATGATGCCCCGAGCTATCCCGGGGCGCCCGGCATGCACGGCGGCCAGGACCGGACCGCCGGGAGCCTGGCCCACCAGCACTACCGGGATGCAGTCTGCCACCATGACAGCCAGCGGCAGGCCGTGCGAGACCATGGCGTCCGCCACGGGCGCGGGGCTGTCGGCCTCCATCAGGGCAACGGAGGTGCCGTGTACCTGTTCCATGAACCGGAGCGAGCCGGGGGCGATGCCCGTTGCGCGCTCCAGCCCGTCCCGGCGGCTCATCACATCAGAGGGGTTGTCCCCCACATGCAGTGCCAGGTTTCCGGCGCGGACGTCGGTGAACGCCACAGACACTCCGGGGAGGACTTCCGCCCGCCAAACGAACAATCCGCGGCCTACTTCAGGAAGTCGGGGACATCCAGGTCATCAGACTGGTGGCCGGACAGGTCGGGCTCCACCACCGAGGGCAGGTCGACGTCGAAGCCTGAGTCCGCTGGAACCGCCGACGGGCGCTGCTGGCCCCAGTTGCTGAGTCCGGACGCGCCGACTCCGGCGTGGACTGGCTGCACGTTCATCTGGTGGCTGCCGCCTCCCGAGGGTGCCTGGGCAGGTGCGGGAGCAGCCGACGGGGCGGCAGGCCGCTGGGGCGCCACCTGGGGCTGGGACTGGTCCATGGACGGCGAGGTGGCCTTGACGTCATCGAACCCGGCAGCGATGACCGTCACCCGGGCCTCATCTCCGAGGGCGTCGTCAATGACGGCGCCGAAGATGATGTTTGCTTCGGGGTGGGCAACTTCCTGGACCAGGCGGGCCGCCTCGTTGATCTCGAACAGGCCAAGGTCAGAACCGCCCTGGATGGACAGCAGCACACCATGGGCGCCATCGATGGAGGCTTCCAGCAGCGGTGAGGCGATGGCCAGCTCTGCTGCCTTCACCGCGCGGTCCTCTCCGCGTGCCGAACCGATGCCCATGAGGGCTGAACCGGCGCCCTGCATCACGGACTTGACGTCCGCGAAGTCAAGGTTGATCAGGCCCGGGGTGGTGATGAGGTCCGTGATGCCCTGGACACCGGACAGGAGGACCTGGTCAGCGGAACGGAAGGCGTCCAGGACGGAGACGTTGCGGTCGCTGATGGACAGGAGACGGTCGTTCGGGATCACGATCAGGGTGTCCACCTCGTCGCGGAGGGCGTCGATGCCCGCCTCGGCCGAGCCGGCGCGGCGGCGGCCCTCAAAGGTGAACGGCCGGGTGACCACACCGATGGTCAGCGCACCCAGGGAGCGGGCAATGCGGGCCACGACTGGGGCGCCGCCGGTGCCCGTGCCACCGCCTTCGCCAGCGGTCACGAAGACCATGTCTGCGCCACGGATGACCTCTTCGATCTCGTCGGCGTGGTCCTCGGCTGCCTGCTTTCCCACCTCCGGGTTGGCGCCCGCACCGAGTCCGCGGGTCAGCTCACGGCCGACGTCGAGCTTGACATCGGCATCACTCATCAGCAGGGCCTGGGCGTCGGTATTGATGGCGATGAATTCAACACCTCGGAGGCCGACCTCGATCATGCGGTTGACTGCGTTCACGCCACCGCCGCCGATGCCGACGACCTTGATGACGGCCAAGTAATTCTGCGGAGCTGCCACGTTACGTGTCCCTTGTTCGTGTCTTATTGCGAAAACTGATGGAGTCGGGCTTGAAGCTTTGAACCTTAACCTTCGAGTTGAAGGTTATAGTTATGTCAAGTAACTCATGTCTGTGACGCTATTTCCTATGGTTCAGACATTCAATAACCGGCACCGCGTGTCGTAGGAATACCGGGAAAATAAGGTGATTCAGCGCGTCACGGGGTGCCGGGGCACGCTGACGTCGTAAACCTTCACGGGGTTTTTCGGATCTGACGGGGCCTTCAGGAGCGCTTCAAGCACCTTGGCCTTCAGCTCCTTCTCCCCCGCGTTGCCCCAGATGATCGTCTGGCCGTCAACCAGCTTGAGTTCCACTGCGTCCACCGACTGGGCGGACGCATTGGAAAGCTTTGCCAGGACTTCGGGAGGAAGTGCGCCAAGGACCGCCGCTGTGGCCTGGAAAAGGTCCTTGCCGATCGCTCCCGCTCCGCCGTCGATCACAGGGAGCGAGACCGACTCCGGATCCGCCGTAGCAGCCAGCTGCACGCCGTCCACGTCCACCAGCTGGTACTGCTCCCCCTGCTTGACCAGGGCAACCGGAACGCGTTCCTGCACCTCCACCACCAGCTCAGACGGCGGCCGCGCTTCGGTGGACACTGACTTGATTTGGATCAGCGGTTCCAGGAGCCGGCTCACTTCCTCATCGCTGACCTGGGGAAGGGGCCTGCCCCGCAGTGGTTCGAGCGCGGTCTGCACCTGGTCGGTGCTAAGGAGCCTGGTTCCCGAAACCGATATCGTGCCAACGGCAAGAAGCGGCGAATATACAGCCCCGGCCAGGAGCCCCGCAACAACGGCCGTCACCGTGCACGCCACGATGATGATGTTTCGTTTGAGCCGCCGGCCACGGGGCTCCGGGAAGGCCAGCACATTGCCGCCGGTGGCGGCGGGACCCCGCTCCCCGGTCCGCGCTCCGCCGGAGGCTGGATCCCCGTTCTTCGCCTTTTTCCGGCCTGTATTCCGCCCGGGCGGCGGTGCCGGTTCGGGGGCACTCTTGGATGCAGAGATGACGTCCGGTTCCTTCGCCGGTGCCGATTCGCGTCCTGGCCCGCCGTGGACGGACCCGCTGTGGAGCCCGCCCCGCCCGGGCCGGCCACGGCCCGGGGAGGTGTATGTGGGGCGGCGGGGACTAGCCACCCAGGGCCTCCACGATCCGCGGCCCGAAGGCAGTAACATCGCCGGCCCCGACGGTCAGTACAACATCGCCGGCGCCCGCGGCGCCCACAACTTCAGCCACTGCCTCGCCGCTTTCCACCAGTCGCCCGCCCGCTTCCAGGTGCTCCGCGATCAGCTGGCTGCTGACGCCGGGAATGGGATCTTCGCGGGCTGGATAGATGTCCAGCACCAGCGCTGTGTCTGCCAGGTTCAGCGCTTCGGCAAACTCCCGGGCAAATTCCCTGGTGCGGGAGAAGAGGTGCGGCTGGAAAAGGACGTGGACTTTGTGGTCCCCGGCAACGGAGCGGGCAGCGGCCAGGGCGGCACGGACCTCCGTGGGATGGTGGGCGTAGTCGTCGAAGACGCGCACGCCGCGCACCTCGCCCTTCAGTTCAAAACGCCTCGATGCCCCGGAGAAGTGCGCCAGAGCCTGTGCAGCGGCCGGGGCATCAACCCCCAGTTCAAGGGCGACGGCGAAGGCAGCCGCGGCGTTCAGGGCGTTGTGGCGCCCCGGAACCTGGAGCTCAAGGGCGAACCGTCCTGTCGGTGAGGAGACCGCAACGTCCCCCGGACCGCCGTCGTGCAGAAGCAGGTCTGACCGGTCGGACGTGCCGTACAGGACCACGCGCGCATTGCCCCGCGCCAGTGTGCGGTCCGCCAGGGCGAGGGCGCCGGCGTCGTCCGCACAGGCGATCAGTACGCCGTCGGACGGTAGCAGTCCGGCGAACCGGTCAAAGGATTCATACACTGCTTCCGCGGTGCCGTAATGGTCCAGATGGTCCGGCTCCACATTGGTCACCACGGCCACCCGCGGCCGGTAGTTCAGGAAGGACCCGTCCGATTCGTCCGCTTCGGCGACAAACACACCGGACGTTCCATGGGCCGCATTGACTCCCAGGGCCGGCACGTTGGCGCCGATGGCGAAGGAGGGGTCAAGGCCTGCACCCCGCAGCAGGACGGCGATCATGGACGTGGTGGTCGACTTGCCGTGTGTGCCTGCCACTGTCACCACAAGGTCGTCCCCCATG from Arthrobacter pascens includes:
- a CDS encoding RluA family pseudouridine synthase, whose amino-acid sequence is MPERVVVADELGGVRADAGLAKLMGISRSLAATLIAEGNVVSRGKSVGKSARLVAGDVLDVTVPVRRDPLEVVEEVVEGLKILLDDDDFVAVDKPVGVAAHPSPGWVGPTVVGGLAGAGYRISTSGSPERAGIVHRLDVGTSGVMVVAKTERAYTALKRAFKERTVDKVYHAVVQGLPDPLEGTIDAPIGRHPGHDWRFAVIEDGRPSITHYEVLEAFGKATLVEVHLETGRTHQIRVHFAALRHPCAGDLTYGADPRLAATLGLTRQWLHARQLGFDHPATGERVTVTSEYPQDLAYALEVLESGQA
- the lspA gene encoding signal peptidase II, producing the protein MTDELAADAARPVPSTPRPRRAVLLSLFAGFAVFAYLLDQLTKLWVTSSMVEGERIPVLPPFLHWYFIRNSGAAFSIGENVTWVFSIIMVGVSIAILLQVRKLGSAWWSLALGLLLGGALGNLTDRLFREPSFGMGHVVDFIQLPNFAIFNIADSAVVSAVAIICILTLRGISLDGSRHVAAHREKAGDA
- a CDS encoding DivIVA domain-containing protein, which codes for MALTPEDVVNKRFQPTKFREGYDQDEVDDFLDEIVVELRRLNQENDELRKKLAEAGSGVPASSSAAAPVVEKVPAPVKAEKDDSRAKAEAEAKAAEASKKKESEQAVPVATVPAAAPAQAGSNASAESAAGLLAMAQQMHDRHVAEGQSQKDKIIAEAQIEASSLVNDAQEKSRKILGALEQQRSVLERKVEQLRGFERDYRSRLKAYIEGQLRDLDARGSVAAPEVGEAS
- a CDS encoding YggT family protein — encoded protein: MGIVFGLVYIALLLFLVTLVIRLVFDWVQMFAREWRPRGAALVAAHAVYSVTDPPLKVLRRLIPPLRLGGITLDIGFLLLFIAVSVAMGITRSFA
- a CDS encoding cell division protein SepF, giving the protein MAGALRKTMIYLGLADGDEHYESEHHTTRKDEDDSMEVDREERRAPAPVRDVSRDTSHAPEEEYRAPVTPIKRAASGREETTRLRQITTIHPRSYNDAKLIGESFRDGIPVIMNVTDMGEADAKRLVDFSAGLVFGLRGSIERVTNKVFLLSPSYIEVIGDDKKVSETQASFFNQS
- a CDS encoding YggS family pyridoxal phosphate-dependent enzyme → MDEGRAVEDAARVAVLSERLAAVRRRIGSAAEAAGRTGDLPTLIVVTKFHPAEDIRRLAALGVRDVGENRDQEAARKSTELAELGLKWHFVGQLQSKKAKSVVRYAHAVHSVDRLQLVDGLERAVAAEQDKTGRGPIDCFIQVSLDDDAGAHRGGAAPADVPVLAARLASADGLVLAGVMAVAPLGGRPAESFEKLAAISSRLTADHPSATAISAGMSQDLEVAIRFGATHLRIGSDILGSRPTVG
- a CDS encoding polyphenol oxidase family protein, translated to MFVWRAEVLPGVSVAFTDVRAGNLALHVGDNPSDVMSRRDGLERATGIAPGSLRFMEQVHGTSVALMEADSPAPVADAMVSHGLPLAVMVADCIPVVLVGQAPGGPVLAAVHAGRPGIARGIIPAAVERMRAQGASGILAWLGPSICGACYEVPNGLRDEVAAEVPASWSSTSWGTPGLDLPAGARSQLERADVVVEYAGPCTLENEELFSYRRNNRTGRFAGLVWTHG
- the ftsZ gene encoding cell division protein FtsZ, whose product is MAAPQNYLAVIKVVGIGGGGVNAVNRMIEVGLRGVEFIAINTDAQALLMSDADVKLDVGRELTRGLGAGANPEVGKQAAEDHADEIEEVIRGADMVFVTAGEGGGTGTGGAPVVARIARSLGALTIGVVTRPFTFEGRRRAGSAEAGIDALRDEVDTLIVIPNDRLLSISDRNVSVLDAFRSADQVLLSGVQGITDLITTPGLINLDFADVKSVMQGAGSALMGIGSARGEDRAVKAAELAIASPLLEASIDGAHGVLLSIQGGSDLGLFEINEAARLVQEVAHPEANIIFGAVIDDALGDEARVTVIAAGFDDVKATSPSMDQSQPQVAPQRPAAPSAAPAPAQAPSGGGSHQMNVQPVHAGVGASGLSNWGQQRPSAVPADSGFDVDLPSVVEPDLSGHQSDDLDVPDFLK
- a CDS encoding cell division protein FtsQ/DivIB; the protein is MASPRRPTYTSPGRGRPGRGGLHSGSVHGGPGRESAPAKEPDVISASKSAPEPAPPPGRNTGRKKAKNGDPASGGARTGERGPAATGGNVLAFPEPRGRRLKRNIIIVACTVTAVVAGLLAGAVYSPLLAVGTISVSGTRLLSTDQVQTALEPLRGRPLPQVSDEEVSRLLEPLIQIKSVSTEARPPSELVVEVQERVPVALVKQGEQYQLVDVDGVQLAATADPESVSLPVIDGGAGAIGKDLFQATAAVLGALPPEVLAKLSNASAQSVDAVELKLVDGQTIIWGNAGEKELKAKVLEALLKAPSDPKNPVKVYDVSVPRHPVTR
- the murC gene encoding UDP-N-acetylmuramate--L-alanine ligase; this encodes MTPANVHSQASLGRVHFIGIGGVGMSAVARIMVARGVPVSGSDAKDLPVMADLAAAGATVAVGYSAANLGDAQTIVAGSAIRADNPELVAARAAGLPVLHRSEALAATMGDDLVVTVAGTHGKSTTTSMIAVLLRGAGLDPSFAIGANVPALGVNAAHGTSGVFVAEADESDGSFLNYRPRVAVVTNVEPDHLDHYGTAEAVYESFDRFAGLLPSDGVLIACADDAGALALADRTLARGNARVVLYGTSDRSDLLLHDGGPGDVAVSSPTGRFALELQVPGRHNALNAAAAFAVALELGVDAPAAAQALAHFSGASRRFELKGEVRGVRVFDDYAHHPTEVRAALAAARSVAGDHKVHVLFQPHLFSRTREFAREFAEALNLADTALVLDIYPAREDPIPGVSSQLIAEHLEAGGRLVESGEAVAEVVGAAGAGDVVLTVGAGDVTAFGPRIVEALGG